A single region of the Sorghum bicolor cultivar BTx623 chromosome 7, Sorghum_bicolor_NCBIv3, whole genome shotgun sequence genome encodes:
- the LOC8067822 gene encoding uncharacterized protein LOC8067822 isoform X2, protein MTHYEILMDIIRHREPHHILVEKPLCTTVQDCKKVIEAAKQRPEILVQVGLEYRYMPPVAKLIDIVKSGTLGQVRMVAIREHRFPFLVKVNNWNRFNCNSGGTLVEKCCHFFDLMRLFAAANPVRVMASGAIDVNHKNEVYDGKVPDIIDNAYVIVEFDNGSRGMLDLCMFAEGSRNEQEISVVGDIGKGETFVPESIVRFGKRTEGRDGVVTIMAEDERIKYQGLHHGSSYLEHLNFLSAIRAQGASGPSVNLSDGLLSVAIGVAGQLSIEQGRFVTMEEVLGL, encoded by the exons ATGACCCACTATGAGATACTCATGGACATCATCCGCCACCGCGAACCGCACCACATCCTTGTCGAGAAGCCGCTGTGCACCACTGTGCAGGACTGCAAGAAG GTTATCGAAGCTGCAAAACAGAGACCAGAAATACTTGTGCAAGTTGGTTTAGAATACAGGTATATGCCACCAGTTGCTAAGCTGATAGACATAGTTAAGAGTGGTACACTAGGACAAGTCAGAATGGTGGCAATACGAGAACACCGGTTTCCTTTCCTTGTTAAG GTGAACAACTGGAATAGATTCAATTGTAACAGTGGGGGAACTCTAGTAGAGAAGTGTTGCCACTTCTTTGATTTGATGAGACTGTTTGCGGCTGCAAATCCAGTTCGTGTGATGGCTTCTGGAGCCATTGATGTTAACCATAAGAATGAAGTGTATGATGGAAAG GTACCAGATATTATTGATAATGCATATGTGATAGTGGAATTTGATAATGGCTCTCGTGGCATGCTTGATCTCTGCATGTTTGCTGAAGGAAGTAGGAACGAGCAAGAAATTTCTGTGGTTGGTGACATTGGGAAG GGTGAAACTTTTGTTCCAGAGAGCATTGTCAGGTTTGGAAAGAGAACAGAAGGCAGAGATGGAGTTGTAACAATAATGGCGGAAGATGAACGGATCAA GTATCAAGGTCTCCATCATGGATCCAGCTATTTGGAGCACCTCAATTTCTTGTCTGCTATAAGGGCTCAAGGTGCATCTGGACCATCTGTCAACTTAAGTGACGGCCTACTATCTGTTGCCATTGGTGTGGCTGGGCAATTATCAATCGAGCAGGGCCGGTTCGTAACCATGGAAGAGGTCTTAGGTTTGTAG